A region of Clostridium acetobutylicum ATCC 824 DNA encodes the following proteins:
- a CDS encoding DUF4238 domain-containing protein codes for MNSQGDKIDEFYKGLIIKSLIAFNWRGFHTNNAFKSVYKWISDIIGLDKINIPVEERQKNYLTTASQEMEHSILLRKYREFLNDTGIIYYMAKMYIKIMSIKFYIATGNNKFITSDNPSFICNNVDGKLVHIMSISPDIVMTVGINKNHEEKYYIERISSKDVTKINKIIYDNSIEKVITNNNKMKFY; via the coding sequence TTGAATAGCCAAGGAGATAAAATTGACGAATTTTATAAAGGATTAATAATAAAGTCATTGATAGCTTTTAATTGGCGTGGATTTCATACGAATAATGCATTTAAATCGGTATATAAGTGGATTTCAGATATTATTGGATTGGACAAGATTAACATTCCTGTTGAAGAGAGACAAAAAAATTATTTAACTACCGCATCACAAGAAATGGAACATTCCATTTTACTTAGGAAATATCGTGAGTTTTTAAATGATACTGGTATTATATATTATATGGCTAAAATGTATATCAAAATAATGTCTATAAAGTTTTACATTGCTACTGGTAATAATAAATTTATCACAAGTGACAATCCCAGTTTTATTTGTAATAATGTAGATGGAAAGCTAGTACACATTATGTCAATATCCCCTGATATAGTAATGACTGTTGGAATAAATAAAAACCATGAAGAAAAGTATTATATAGAAAGAATTTCAAGTAAGGATGTTACTAAGATTAATAAAATTATATATGATAATAGCATCGAAAAAGTGATAACTAATAATAACAAAATGAAATTTTATTGA
- a CDS encoding DUF4238 domain-containing protein, with the protein MTNQKYHHLIPRTYLKAWCYNKDSIYVFDTKNRIFEGKNIKKNFGITQFHSIVAGMPICEEEDLKKIYKCLDGYEIYYEGRLLTNLMEYNKYYCKFAEWVIKSNNIDISRKNKNILRAKIDKVKILDIEQLWSEKYEDKWNIVRENIEY; encoded by the coding sequence ATGACTAATCAAAAATACCACCATTTGATTCCACGAACATATTTGAAGGCATGGTGTTATAACAAAGATAGTATTTATGTATTTGATACTAAGAATAGAATTTTTGAAGGCAAAAATATCAAAAAAAATTTTGGTATTACTCAATTTCATTCTATTGTAGCTGGAATGCCTATATGTGAAGAGGAAGATTTGAAGAAAATTTATAAATGTTTAGATGGATATGAGATTTACTATGAAGGGCGACTTTTAACTAATCTTATGGAATATAATAAGTATTATTGTAAATTTGCTGAATGGGTTATTAAGAGCAATAACATAGATATTTCACGAAAAAATAAAAATATATTAAGAGCTAAAATAGATAAAGTGAAAATATTAGATATAGAACAACTATGGTCTGAAAAATATGAGGATAAATGGAATATTGTTCGTGAAAACATTGAATATTGA
- the tnpA gene encoding IS200/IS605 family transposase, with translation MDNSSLAHSKWNCKYHIVFAPKYRRQIIYGKIKADIGIILRKLCEQKGVEIIEANACKDHIHMIVSIPPKLSVSQFMGYLKGKSSLMIFDRHANLKYKYGNRQFWCKGYYVDTVGRNKKVIEEYIKNQIQEDLAYEQISLKEYIDPFTGETVKKGKK, from the coding sequence GTGGACAATAGTAGTTTAGCACATAGCAAGTGGAATTGTAAATATCATATAGTATTTGCACCAAAGTATAGAAGACAAATAATATATGGAAAGATAAAAGCTGATATAGGAATAATATTGAGAAAATTATGTGAGCAAAAAGGTGTAGAAATTATTGAGGCTAATGCATGTAAAGATCATATACATATGATTGTAAGCATACCACCTAAATTAAGTGTGTCACAGTTTATGGGATATTTAAAAGGGAAAAGTTCACTGATGATTTTTGATAGACATGCAAATTTAAAATATAAATATGGTAATAGGCAATTTTGGTGTAAAGGATACTATGTTGATACTGTAGGAAGGAACAAAAAGGTCATAGAAGAATATATAAAAAATCAGATACAAGAAGATTTGGCATATGAACAGATAAGTTTGAAAGAGTATATTGACCCGTTTACGGGTGAGACAGTAAAAAAAGGCAAAAAATAA
- a CDS encoding N-6 DNA methylase — protein sequence MLLRKDATEERLTGRYFTPKDLASYIIDWVIQDNNINKILEPSCGNGVFLECLGERRLEDGRNITAIEIDEDVSFEASMQIDNSLRFNNCYDYQRALRNDGDIVNNGIVIINDDFYKVYEQELQGQRFQAIVGNPPYIRYQYLSEQQREEQSKILIRNNMRPNKLINAWVSFVVACAEILDGNGKMGLVIPAELLQVAYAEDLRRFIMRTFQRITIVTFRELVFPNVQQEVVLLLVEKEILHTREHQLRIVEYQDINELTESNDLDEYPFNDVEINESKWTKYFLSANDIRLINNIRENDKFVRFSDVARVEVGITTGNNDYFCVNRRVVEEYDLERVCRPLIARSVNINGVKFTYEDWKSNIENGAKTYLIDFPDVPYDEYQLSYKQYIEYGIHNDKNSGYKCRIRDRWYKVPSIWVPDAFFLRRNHLYPKFVLNSQEVNAVSTDTMHRVRFNNHDDRERILLSYYNSIALAFTEIEGRSYGGGVLEILPREVGRIIMPDLRNRELIDDATVSNLLNRIDGYIRSNDNILGIVDEIDEIILVEIMGVDENVVREFRNIWLTLQRRRLNRR from the coding sequence ATGTTATTAAGGAAAGATGCAACAGAGGAGAGATTGACAGGAAGATATTTTACACCAAAAGATTTAGCAAGTTATATTATAGATTGGGTAATACAGGATAATAATATTAATAAAATTCTAGAACCTAGTTGTGGAAATGGTGTATTTCTAGAATGTTTAGGTGAGAGAAGACTAGAAGATGGTCGTAATATTACAGCAATAGAAATAGATGAAGATGTATCATTCGAAGCAAGTATGCAAATTGATAATAGCCTAAGATTTAATAATTGTTATGATTATCAAAGAGCGTTAAGAAATGATGGAGATATAGTTAATAACGGTATAGTAATAATAAATGATGATTTTTATAAAGTGTACGAACAAGAATTACAAGGGCAAAGATTTCAGGCTATAGTTGGAAACCCACCATATATTAGATATCAGTATTTATCGGAGCAACAAAGAGAAGAACAAAGCAAGATTTTAATAAGGAATAATATGAGACCTAATAAGTTAATTAATGCATGGGTTTCCTTTGTGGTAGCTTGTGCAGAAATATTAGATGGCAATGGGAAAATGGGGCTGGTTATTCCAGCAGAATTACTTCAAGTAGCTTATGCAGAAGATTTAAGAAGATTTATTATGAGAACATTTCAGCGCATTACTATTGTAACGTTTAGAGAGTTAGTATTTCCTAATGTTCAACAAGAAGTAGTTTTATTGTTAGTAGAAAAAGAGATATTGCATACACGAGAGCATCAACTTAGAATTGTAGAATATCAAGATATAAATGAATTAACAGAAAGTAATGATTTAGATGAATATCCATTTAATGATGTAGAAATAAATGAATCTAAATGGACTAAATATTTTCTATCAGCAAATGATATAAGATTAATTAATAATATTAGAGAAAACGATAAATTTGTAAGATTTAGTGATGTGGCAAGAGTTGAAGTTGGAATTACTACTGGAAATAATGATTACTTCTGTGTGAATAGGAGAGTTGTAGAAGAATATGATTTAGAAAGAGTATGTAGACCATTAATTGCTAGGAGCGTTAATATTAACGGAGTAAAATTTACTTATGAAGATTGGAAAAGTAATATTGAAAATGGAGCAAAAACATATCTAATAGATTTCCCTGACGTACCATATGATGAGTATCAGTTGTCATATAAACAGTATATTGAGTATGGGATACATAATGATAAAAATTCAGGATATAAATGCAGGATAAGGGATAGGTGGTATAAAGTTCCATCGATTTGGGTTCCAGATGCATTTTTCTTAAGGAGAAATCACTTGTATCCTAAATTTGTATTGAATAGTCAAGAAGTTAATGCTGTTAGTACAGATACAATGCATAGGGTTAGATTTAATAATCATGATGATAGGGAAAGAATTCTTCTTTCTTATTATAATAGTATTGCATTAGCATTCACTGAAATTGAGGGGAGGAGTTATGGTGGAGGGGTATTAGAAATATTACCAAGAGAAGTTGGAAGAATTATTATGCCAGATTTAAGAAATAGAGAATTAATTGATGATGCAACAGTAAGTAATTTACTTAACAGAATAGATGGATATATTAGGAGTAATGATAACATACTGGGAATAGTGGATGAAATTGATGAAATAATATTAGTTGAAATAATGGGTGTAGATGAAAATGTGGTTAGAGAATTTAGAAATATATGGTTAACCCTACAAAGGAGAAGACTGAATAGAAGATAA